One Nicotiana tomentosiformis chromosome 1, ASM39032v3, whole genome shotgun sequence genomic window, gagtcacgctggagGAAAAGTATGGAAACATTATAGATCCTCCTAAATTGGGAGgggtttaaaaaaaataataacgaAGGCCCATTGTCTTTGTGGCCCATCATAATTTGGTTTTTATGTTTTAAGAAatcaaaaaatgaaaataaaacagAAGAAATGACTTAGAAGAAATCTTTGTAAGgtcatttcttttattcaaattgTAAACAGATACATTAAACTATTTCTGGAGAGGTCATTTTGGGCATTGTAGATCAAAGGGAATGATTAACTTAGGGACCCAGGATTGATGATCATGTGACTTTTAAAGCATTTGTTAGGTTTGATTTAGTTGAAACTTTTCTTTCACCATAGACATTTTGTTGTTTTAACAGCAAGACAACCCAGTAAAGTTCTCTCCTCCAAGAAACAGTTCCATTACTAATTATTGTCCGACACAACAATATGTTTTATTTTGAAAATGACTTTGAGATTATGTACTAATAAAAATATTTGTACAATCATATTACTAAATAATAAACATTAGTTGATACTTGATAATCTAATAAAAATAGTAACTAACATGTTATCACATGTTAAAATTTActgataaagtaaaaatatatttacaATATTAGTGCATATATAATGTTATAAATCCTTTGAGAAGAGATATTTTAGAGAACATGTTGCTTAATTAGCTTTTGGACATAGATTTAGTTGAAACTTAAAAAGAAAAATtgtgttgaaaaataaattttaaaagtttggacatgcattttacgtgaaagaaagttgaagttttgtagTGGAAAAAAATATCACCCATAAACTAGCCCACACCGATTTTTGGAACTTaaatttttttcttcaaaatacatttaaaaattaatcaaattccatgaacaaataatatttttaatatatatatattttaaaataaataaattatgtcCAAACGGGAGCTCAAATATTTTCTGAACTTTTCTATTTGGTTTGCCTACTATTCAACTACATGCTGGTATTCTTGTCGTGTAGTAGGATTAGGAATGCTTTGCCGCTATTGATTGATCAGAAAATGAAAGGTGTTTATATAAAGAATCTAAGGGGTAGAGTGAAGCTTCCCAGAAGTACAGAGTACCAACATAAAACAAAAACGAACAAAGTCATGAGTAGCACTTGGAATTATACAACGTACTCAATTGctaaatatattataaataataTGAATTTTAATAAGTACTATCTTTTCTTAATAGATATTTTCAAATATTTACTTTTTACTGCATGAGCATTTATGTTGGTTTTCCCTTTAATTTGAATGTAGTCGCCCATTGGACGTAGCTTGCAGGAGCTGGTTCTTCAATTGTTAATTTCCTGCCCGCTGCCTAGCCTGTGTTGTTATATTGGGGTACTATATATATCCCTCCTCATTTTGTCAGCTTAGCCATCTTGGATTCATCTAAAACCTTATCATGATTGAAGGAACATTATACCCATACTAGTCTAGAAATGATTAAATGCATAACCAAAAATTGGCACATATTGAGCGTAGAGATTTTTACAAGTGTTTGAATTTAATTTATTTCCATTTTAGAGTCGAAATGTAAATATAATATGTTCCATAAAAAGGtagaaatatttttcttttgaATATGATCCCAGGGATACATCATGTAGATAAATTGCACTGCTGCCTGCAGATTTCATAATGTGAAACATACACATTTCTTCTCAAGGATAAAATTGAAGCCCTTGTAAGGCCAAAAAAAAAACCCTCTTTAGGTGTTTCTTGTAACAAAATTACAGCCAGGCGTTATTCCCTGAATCTGGAACTCATCTCCATTTTATTGAACAAGAAGCAAAAAGTTTGAACTTTCAAAGTACAAAGTTAATTCAGTCACGCATGAATTTActactgaaataaataaatactagGAGTACAATATAAATATCCACTGAAAACAAGCCCATTGAGTTAAATTGGTCATGGTTCGAGATTGGCTGGTGCCTCATACCTGGATGGTATTTAGTTCTAACTTATATTCTCATAAGAAAAATCTAAACTCATTCCTTTATTTCTCGTCAACATTTGTTTTACCGGTTCAACAAGTGGACATTTTGATGCAGAATTATTTTAGATAAAAAAAAGTTTGAGCTGATCTCATTTTGCAGTGAGGAGTAGAATACTGATCAATACCTCTTCTATATACAAATAATCCGCAACGTAATGCATCCTATACAGAAAGAATACTACTAGCCAGTATGAAATTGAAACAAGAATAATGACATCCAAAAAGAATGAAAATTGGCGAGTGGAAAGCGCCTGCAAGTGCCTGTCTATTTGCACCTTTAGTTAGCGAGCGTCGTCTCATGGTATTGTAAATATGATATTTGTCTTTGCAGCTTTATTTGTTCATAGAACTTTGCAATAAATTCCTCAGCCTTCATATCAATAGCTTCATCTCCGGGACAACTAATCTCCTCAGATAACTCACAGTTTGCATATGTATCCTCTTCATTTACATCTTCCGTACACTTCAAGAAACTCTTCCTaggaatatcatcatcatcatcatcattaccATTGTACATTTCATGATCTTCATGATCACGATCATTTTCAAAGTCAAAATCGACTTGTGGTTTAATACAGGGGATGTTAGGCATCTTGAAACGAAGGGAAGGAGGGCGATGCATCTTAACGTGAATGATAGGGGTGTCATCAAAGGAAAGCTCACGCTCTCCATAATGTAGTGCACTGCCGTACCCATAGTCGTTGCTATGACGAAGACTTTTAATATATTTAGGAAGCAAACGGAGATCGGACATAAGGTGTCTGTTCTTGAAAATGCCACCTTTTCTTGCCCATAACAAGGCAACGCGAAGAATGTTCCAAGCTCTACGACCAACCACAGATCTCTTCTTCTGCATTCTTGTTTTTTCTTGCATGGTTAGTATAAAAGTAGTAGATAGCaacaattgaaataaaagaaGATGGCAGTGGCAGCAAACTATGAGAAAGAGTTTCTCTTTTTGTTCTAATAATTTTTATGATTAAAGAGCTTTTGGAGTGGGTTATGTTTGGTAGAGGGAGAGGGGAAGCTATATATAAACAGGGCAAGCAGTACAAGTTAAAAGTTGAGAAATGAGAGTAAACTCAAAGAAACGCGGTTTGAGGGAATAAGCTGGACCCATGTTGTCCTAAACAAAACTCCAAGGGCTTAGTGTTGGTTGTTTGTACAGTGGACGGTGTGAACTCGTGGGAGAAACGCCTGTACGCGGCAGGAGTCAACCCCCAGCATTTCGCTTCcaatcatttccttcatttctaCTTCTTTAATCATATATTATGAGTAATATATCATAATGTTGCTTATCTAGTGAGAGTGTTTGAGCAAAATACACCTTCATTAATTAAAGATGAATTATCATTATTTTAGGTTACCTGTCAATGTTATTCAATCGATGTCTGTATTTATCTTTTAAATGATatgattgtgtaaatatttttcaCTAGTAAGTGACAAACCAGTATATATTAATCCTTCCAGTAAGGACCAGGGGCAGCCCGACGAGTtctgtggcctaaagccaaactttaTGAGGTGTCTTAattttttttcaataaaattatttatttatttgaagtctatttttCTAGCCTTCTTAGatacaaagttattaataatttttttataatcaaTAACTCCTAATAAGTCTTTCTTAATTGATAATATAGCCAATCCATTTAACCTttcttgagacattgttgatcttaggtaagattttatcaatttaattttgaaaatttcttTTCGCTGAAGCGGCGTTAACAAGAGTTATTAACATTATTCCATAAGTAACATAGGCATTGGAAAAAGAATCAAATCTTTTAGTTGATCGAGTTTATCAATTAAACTGTTATCTTCTAATTATactatttttcttaatatttttaattccaaaaataaatctaaaccatcaatatcgaattgattattatgctttaaTGATCTTAATGTTTACCGCtaaatagaaaattaaaaatattttcatatgcttcgaATTATTTaaatctattttgaagtgaaaaaaatAGATTTGTCTACTATGTATAAAGTAATCAACTCCAAAGgactcttcgaaatattttgagattttattatcAACATTCTCATCAAATTGTTACTTCCTATATATCATACATTTTTTACGAAATTCGGGTTCGATATTCATTTCAAGTGCAATTTTTCGTGGCAAAAATTATAGCAATTGCAAATCCTTCTTCCCTATAGTTGTAAAGAAAGAAATCAAACTTTTTCACTTCACCGAACCTTTTTTAAACTTATGCATAGCTTATTAGGTGTAACAAAAAATAAGCCCCCATAAATATGAGCCCTAAAATAATTGTTTTACTTGCTTTATGGAAGGCCGCCCAAGGACCAAAAAAGCAAAATCCTTCCAGACTAGTGTAGAGGATGTGATGGAAAAGAAATAAGAACGACTTCAAGAACAACTTCTACTTTTCTATTTTTTGCCAATATTGTGTTATTATAAAAACAAGTGAAAATGAATCTCTCACTCATGATTTATGTCTCTAGAGTTGAAACAGCTTTGCAGGTCAAGGGAGTAATCACTGTAAATATTCTCGAAAACGAAAAAAATTTAAGACACGCACTGCCGCAGCTGTTTGTGTTACTATTAGATGGGATTTTCAAATTGAGGTTGGAAAGTTTAAAAGCCAAGTGGTGCCAGCTAAATCTTTGTCTAATACAAGGTACTTGAATAAGAATGCATTTTGTATCAATCAGGTAGCCCCAATTACTGCTTATTGACAGTTGTTGGCTGACATATTTAAATTCTGATGCGGTGTATTTCTTATATCAGCACAAATATGCAGTCATTtgtacttttatttatttattactctTAAAAGAATTCCTACTACCCTCAACTAAGTTATACAGATCACAAAACTTTATAGTTTTGGTGACAAGCGAATTCAGTGCTCCCGCTCCTAGTGTATGCACAATTTTTAACTCGGCATATACTACTCTACTATTTTTCATTGTTTGTTCGAAAGcacaattttgaattttgttttaaGAATTTGTTGAAAACAGGCCACTAAATTTTTCTTTCTGGTTCACCTATAAACCAAATATATTCTtttccccctctctctctcttgtGATGATATACTAATATACTGGCATTATTGTTGTCTTGTAGTAAGACGAGAAATACCTGCGGCGATtgattaaaagaaaataaataggtGTTTAACGCGAATCTAAGTGGTCATATGAAGCTTCCAGGAATAGAAGTACCAAGATGATATAAATAGACTAATAGATCTAATATAATTTGTTGAAACACTTAAATATAGTAGTATATTTTTCCAGAAAAGAAGAAAATGAGGgtattgatttttgttttgttggAGAGTGAGAATATGGAGTTGATTGTGGTTTTTGTCAAGTTCGTGGAATGTATGCATTGGCCCGTCGGAAGTTGCTTCTTCCTGCCCGGTGCTATATATATTTGCTTGTTTTACGTTGGGGAAATACTAACATATTTTAATTTTGCCGTGGATTCGTGTAAAAGTGTTTCATGCTCCGGAAATCGTATCCTCAAATAGTTTATAAATAAGTAGTAATTAAGACCGTAGCatccaatttgttaggatcgagaACCCGCGGGTAGTACGAAATTTAATCAAACAAcgatataatgacaataacaaagacaatgcaagttgataataatggcaattaaagaagataaaaagatacaaatttaacgtgattcggtcaaggtgacctacgtccacaagcggagaggagcaattttactataccaacaagaatACAAAAgatagtacaaaattagagtaaattcTCTAattcccaaataccccaagagaataacctcacaagatcactctaaagaaagggttcacacaagtgcttcctaacaccactctcttacaaaatactctataataaaggaggagaaagaaggacaagagtgaaaaactcttgaattggtgtgttctcaaatgaggagaagctcctctatttatagcaagaaatccttggcctaatagtggatattatgtcatggcaaatgtcatgaaaacttgGTCCATAAATAGagttatagtggatattatgtcatgaaaatttggcccccacttgaaaataagccaaattaatggtcatattacaaatctccacattggcctaattttggcttatatatagtaaatttgctccactcTCTCCGTAAAAACCcaaatgggcaaaatcattcttcataaatgccaatccaGTTCAGGCAAAacttgaacttggacactggaagaggttttgtgaacatgtcagcaggattgtctctagtgctGATCTTCTGAACAAAGACTTTtccttcagcaatggtttctcggatgaaatgatactttatatcaatgtgcttcgtgcTCTCATGATACacttgatctttagtcaagtgaatggcactttgactatcacagaaaatggtaataccaccttgGGATGAattgagttccgcaaatagacccttcaaccataaagcttctttgatcgcctcggtcactgccatatattctgcttcgatAGTAGATAAAgttactacatgttgtaatgtagctttccaactagtagcgcaaccaccaatgcaaaatacatagcctgtcagtgatcttcttttgtcaagatcacctgcataatctgattctacaaaaccaaccaaagtgttagtatttatcccaaactccaaacatgtgtttgaaatACCTCACAAATATCTGAGAATCTATTTCACAGCATACCAATGTGCTTTACCAAGGCAACCCATATATcggcttaccacgctcactgcttgtgaaatgtctggacgtgtacagaccattgcatacataatactgccgactacactggaataaggaacctgcgccatgtacctctcttattcctctgactgcggggactaagcagctgataacttaaaatgagcagcaagaggggtactaactggtttagcatctttcacgCCAAatctctccaagactttctccaagtacttcttctaggTCAGAAATAAcatgttggcttttcgatctcttttgatctccatgccaaggattttcttagttgctcccaaatctttcatctcaaattcaattttcagctgacttttcaaattgtgaatttatgttaaatccttagcagcaatgagcatgtcatcaacatataataataggtacacaaataaaccatcatttaacttccgaaAGAAAACACAACTAtaatacatgctcctcgaataaccatgaccaaatataaaggaatcaaaccttttataccattgtcttggagtCTGCTTTAATCTGTACaaagatttcttcaacaagcaaacatgatcttcttttccttcaatttcaaatccttcgggttgatgcatgtatatttgttcctcaagttcgccatgtaagaaagttgtcttaacatcaagttgttctaattccaaatcatatatggcaacgaaggcaagcaagatacgaatagagctatgtttaacaacaagtgagaaaatatcattaaattaactccttgtacctgactatagccctttgcaactaatcgtgccttatacctcgcatcttcaacccctggaataccatctttttcttgaagacccatttgcaaccaacaattctttttcctgatggcggcttcacaagagaccaagtaccgttcttgtggagagactcaatttcttcattcattgcaatcagccacttggctaagttagcaccaaaaactacttttgaatattttgatggttctccaatttcttcagttttctgtacaactgaaaaagcaaatgcaacataatctccaaaccttaatggttgtttaccttctttTCCTTGTCTAtatttggctatagaatactcctcttcttctagttcaacttcaggagtctcaacttcaggaatttcagcttctggcTCAACTTCaagagtttcaactgtattttgctccaaagttgatgagcttggctcagaaagAATGCCAATCTCAACCTCCACCTACTtatgtgtactctttcctttatctgtattacaagaactagaagactcttttctagaatgtaacatagaggattcatcaaaggttatatctctgctaattataaattttgatatcgtgggatcaggataccatagtcggtatcctttcaccacAGATGCATACCTAagaaaaatgcactttttagcccttgactttaatttttcatcatttacatgcatgtatgcagggcaaccaaatatctttagatcagaataattagcaggagtacctgaccacattttctctggagtcttaaagttcataGGTGCAGAaagagctcggttgacaatataacaggctgtagagatagcttctgcccaaaaggcgtttgtcaaaCCAACATTTGAAATCATacaacgagccctttccaaaagagttctattcatcttTTCTgtcacaccattttgctgaggtgtcattctcacaatACGATATTGAAAAATTCCTTCATTCTTCCAAAATTtattgaattcatcattacaaaatttcaagccattatctgttctaagccacttaacctgttttcctgcttgcttctcaatcaaaactttccattgtttgaaatttaagaaaatatcacttttatttttcaggaaataaacccaaactttccttgaataatcatcaatgaaagttaacatatacctggtaccaccttttgatggggtacgtgaaggactccaaagatctgaatgaatgtaatccaaagtaccttttgttctatgaatcgctggagatttgaagctgactcttttctgcttcacataatgttcacagaactccatatttccagtactttggccacataagagacctcttttgctgaggatggaaagacctttttcactcatataccccaatcgcatatgccacaatttggtcatgttagaatctgatttatctgatattgaaactgcagtagcacctgtaacagtagatcccaaaagagtatacaacgtaccagatctgcgtgctttcatgatcacaagagcaccatgagaaactttcagaactttaccttcacctgtgtacttgccccaagagattctagagtgcccaaagagataaaatttttcttcaagtcacgaacatgtctaacatcggtgagagttctcaccacaccatcgtgcattttgattcgggctgtaccttttccaataactttgcaggcaccattgttgcccatcaagtcAACTCCatctccaatagattcatatgtggtaaataaatcccgattgggacacatatgataagaacaactcgaatctaaaattcacttattgttagatttgaaactattattagttgctaaaaaaatagttccctcagttatatcagcagctacacttgcttcggca contains:
- the LOC104099271 gene encoding uncharacterized protein; this translates as MQEKTRMQKKRSVVGRRAWNILRVALLWARKGGIFKNRHLMSDLRLLPKYIKSLRHSNDYGYGSALHYGERELSFDDTPIIHVKMHRPPSLRFKMPNIPCIKPQVDFDFENDRDHEDHEMYNGNDDDDDDIPRKSFLKCTEDVNEEDTYANCELSEEISCPGDEAIDMKAEEFIAKFYEQIKLQRQISYLQYHETTLAN